The Staphylothermus marinus F1 genome has a segment encoding these proteins:
- a CDS encoding metal-dependent hydrolase — MYRITHVIIGFGFGLLLSQDPRLSLLYGFMGGLGGYIPDIDLRFKHRKTLHNIILSSIISLFIYVVLLYLCIRYYSWMQLGVVNNIVIAFLSGWILHILTDSLTKRGVYILYPLSNYRLRIPIFKSSSLVGNTLFIILSFIMYYFWIRSIGLENALDYLYYYLRMFLISAS; from the coding sequence ATGTATAGGATAACACATGTTATTATTGGTTTTGGGTTTGGATTACTTTTATCCCAGGATCCAAGATTGTCTCTTTTATATGGATTTATGGGGGGACTTGGCGGCTATATACCAGATATTGATCTGAGATTTAAGCATCGGAAAACGCTTCATAATATTATTTTGTCATCAATTATATCTTTATTCATCTATGTTGTACTTCTCTATTTATGTATAAGATATTATTCATGGATGCAATTAGGTGTGGTAAATAATATTGTTATAGCTTTTCTTAGTGGATGGATTCTACATATTTTAACTGATTCGCTGACTAAGCGTGGAGTATATATATTGTATCCTTTAAGCAATTATCGCTTAAGAATACCTATCTTTAAAAGCTCTAGCCTAGTTGGCAATACTTTATTTATTATTTTGTCTTTCATAATGTATTATTTCTGGATTAGAAGTATTGGTTTAGAAAATGCGTTAGATTATTTATATTATTATCTTAGAATGTTTTTAATTAGCGCTTCTTAG
- a CDS encoding TldD/PmbA family protein, with protein sequence MVRSEINIYDLGILALREAIRHGADEAEVYIVKTKEIESTIQNNKITEMTTSRDGGISLRVSIGKKLGFASTNKLISNELGKLAEKAVAIAKASNEDKDWPGFPPPQEYSMVKKIFSPQLAEIDEDTIIEKTKQLLENVLVDKRITMVYGGISVHRTSIAVLNTNGLSNIQHLTASIVFTETLATETGNTTPIVTLVDHSRTSIPSIDNLAKRAVEETLSCLKPVKIEPGNYPVIMTASAIESLFNYTLFEALKGDNVVRGRSPYKGRENDKIASENLTLIDDGTLNQGLFTALFDHEGVSMKKKILIENGILKQFLFNHYWAKRYGGESTGNAMRSSYNSIPRISPTNILIKPGDTSFEEMIKETKKGLLVKGLQGAHSSNPETGEYSVVATPAWLIDNGAIKPVRNVMIAGKIYDELFRIDMIGRRTEKWIHVWTPPIRFSNIRVIPR encoded by the coding sequence ATGGTTCGTTCAGAAATAAACATATATGATTTAGGAATACTTGCTCTTCGCGAAGCTATTAGGCATGGAGCTGATGAAGCGGAAGTCTATATTGTTAAAACAAAGGAGATAGAATCTACGATACAAAATAATAAAATAACAGAGATGACAACAAGCAGGGATGGAGGAATAAGTTTACGCGTATCAATCGGTAAAAAACTCGGTTTCGCATCAACAAACAAGCTTATCTCAAACGAACTAGGGAAACTTGCTGAGAAAGCCGTAGCAATCGCTAAGGCTTCAAATGAGGATAAGGACTGGCCAGGATTTCCTCCCCCACAAGAATACAGTATGGTTAAAAAGATATTTTCTCCACAGCTAGCGGAAATAGATGAGGATACAATTATTGAGAAAACAAAGCAATTATTAGAAAACGTATTAGTAGATAAAAGAATAACCATGGTTTATGGAGGCATCAGTGTTCATAGAACAAGTATTGCTGTACTAAACACTAATGGTTTATCCAATATACAACATTTAACAGCTAGCATAGTATTCACCGAAACACTAGCAACTGAGACTGGCAATACTACACCAATCGTCACACTTGTTGATCACTCGAGAACCTCGATACCAAGCATTGACAACTTAGCTAAGAGAGCAGTTGAAGAAACACTTTCATGTCTGAAACCAGTCAAAATCGAACCAGGAAACTACCCTGTTATAATGACTGCTTCAGCTATTGAGAGCTTGTTCAACTATACATTATTTGAAGCTCTAAAAGGAGATAATGTGGTTCGTGGTAGAAGTCCTTATAAGGGCAGAGAAAACGATAAAATAGCCTCGGAAAACCTTACATTAATCGATGATGGAACACTGAATCAGGGCCTCTTTACAGCATTATTTGATCACGAAGGAGTAAGTATGAAGAAGAAAATACTGATAGAAAACGGTATACTTAAACAATTCTTATTCAATCATTATTGGGCAAAAAGATATGGTGGGGAAAGCACCGGGAACGCTATGCGTAGCTCCTATAATTCTATTCCTAGAATATCTCCGACAAACATCTTGATAAAGCCGGGTGATACAAGCTTTGAAGAGATGATCAAGGAAACCAAGAAGGGACTACTAGTTAAAGGTCTACAAGGAGCGCATAGTAGTAACCCAGAAACGGGTGAATATAGTGTAGTAGCTACTCCTGCATGGCTCATTGATAACGGAGCAATAAAACCTGTTAGAAATGTTATGATTGCTGGAAAAATATATGATGAACTATTCAGAATAGATATGATTGGTAGGAGAACTGAGAAATGGATACATGTATGGACACCGCCAATAAGGTTTTCGAATATAAGAGTAATACCTAGGTGA
- a CDS encoding ATPase: MRILITGLLPYDSGKTEFVLGLSESLKELGFDIGYFKPLAGHNGWYQYETLIYSNNTGLLIGHDAYIVAEKLGLINLLPIISPLDILTFPIDPLGKVYSSRSYMEHMSSTSKITVLIRYTRNFIQNHKLVNQHLYIICRDTVEKLTNDLRETFENLINSLKRDNALFIEANTLFVEKFLENPQIYKTIDENLVFLDKYSVLLIESYNDAAAPTMGSLDSDYVFIVSPGKALIYEGDRFKKAVLVSAYRGYPWSVKLSNIFEVLGKPLEKYDIPLKLYSEKYRAVFDNIAEFITRSI; the protein is encoded by the coding sequence ATGAGGATCCTTATAACAGGTCTTTTACCCTATGACTCTGGGAAAACCGAGTTTGTTTTGGGTTTAAGCGAGTCTTTGAAGGAGCTAGGATTTGATATAGGTTATTTTAAACCATTGGCTGGGCATAATGGATGGTATCAATATGAAACCCTAATATATTCAAATAATACTGGATTACTTATAGGTCACGATGCATATATTGTTGCTGAAAAACTTGGTCTCATAAATTTATTACCAATCATTTCTCCACTAGACATTCTAACTTTCCCAATAGACCCGTTAGGTAAGGTTTATAGTAGCAGGAGCTATATGGAGCATATGTCATCAACATCAAAAATAACTGTTTTAATAAGATATACTCGAAACTTTATCCAAAACCATAAACTAGTTAATCAGCACTTATACATAATTTGTAGGGATACTGTTGAAAAACTCACTAATGATCTAAGAGAAACCTTTGAGAATCTAATTAATTCCTTGAAACGAGATAATGCATTATTTATCGAAGCAAATACGTTGTTTGTAGAAAAATTCCTTGAGAACCCACAAATATATAAAACCATTGATGAAAACCTTGTTTTCCTAGATAAGTATAGTGTATTATTGATAGAAAGCTACAATGATGCAGCAGCACCGACAATGGGTTCTCTGGATTCCGACTATGTATTCATTGTTTCTCCCGGTAAAGCATTAATTTATGAGGGTGATAGATTTAAAAAGGCAGTATTGGTTTCTGCTTATAGAGGTTATCCGTGGAGTGTTAAGTTATCAAATATTTTCGAAGTACTTGGTAAGCCTTTAGAAAAATATGATATTCCATTAAAACTATACTCAGAAAAATATAGAGCTGTTTTCGATAATATCGCCGAGTTTATTACCAGGAGTATTTAA
- a CDS encoding metal-sulfur cluster assembly factor, translating to MDGKEKEELKKKIIAVLETIADPEIGIDVYNLGMIYGIDIIDEKHVKIKMTLTTPFCPLANMLPMMVVDELKRKLGIEADIEIVMEPPWTPLMMTEKGRRIFKERYGYDIVEEYKKAQQG from the coding sequence ATGGATGGGAAGGAGAAAGAAGAGCTGAAAAAGAAGATTATAGCTGTTCTTGAAACCATTGCTGATCCTGAAATAGGGATTGACGTATATAATCTCGGTATGATTTATGGAATAGACATTATAGATGAGAAACATGTTAAAATAAAGATGACTCTAACTACTCCTTTCTGTCCATTAGCAAATATGTTGCCGATGATGGTTGTCGATGAATTGAAGAGAAAACTAGGTATAGAAGCTGATATTGAAATAGTAATGGAACCACCATGGACACCGTTGATGATGACTGAGAAGGGTAGGAGAATATTCAAGGAACGCTACGGATACGATATCGTGGAAGAATATAAGAAAGCACAACAGGGATAA
- a CDS encoding TldD/PmbA family protein, producing the protein MLTEDELSKLINYGLEKGADFIDIRIEDYVEISITIRDYIVDEVSSTIMTGAGIRVLYNGGLGFASTNNLSWDNMVKTLESALKIAKLLSSKTNVKLTILPARHDIVQSKLEEDPRSVSPEQKINDLLKLSKEVLSRNEAIKTITTRYKDITGRTIYVSSEDRFIEQHYNYTWLYSWVTGRENDVVASARTELGTRKGYVIFNKYPQEEIADTLVKRVLNQLKAVTPKGGLYPAILAPEVVGVFAHEAFGHLAEADLTVSGSILADKLGKKIVSELVTIVDDPTIPDAYGTFKYDDEGVETRPVKIVEDGVLKELMVDRKFSAMLNMKPTGNARAEDYNVPPLIRMRTTYIAPRDMSLEELLEDIKYGYYLVSFRGGQANLDGTFQVGIQEAYEIVNGEIGRPVRNMSISGNTIDTLKYVSGVGKDFQYFYGRCGKGQTAYVSDGGPHIRVDKILIGGAK; encoded by the coding sequence ATGTTAACCGAGGACGAATTGTCTAAACTAATAAATTATGGATTAGAGAAAGGCGCTGATTTTATCGATATAAGAATTGAAGACTATGTTGAAATCTCGATCACAATTCGTGATTATATAGTTGATGAAGTCTCTAGCACAATTATGACTGGTGCAGGTATCCGTGTATTATATAATGGTGGATTAGGCTTTGCATCAACAAATAATTTATCATGGGATAATATGGTTAAAACACTTGAATCAGCATTAAAAATTGCTAAGCTTTTATCAAGTAAAACAAATGTTAAATTAACAATTCTTCCAGCGAGGCATGATATTGTTCAGTCTAAACTAGAGGAGGATCCTAGGAGTGTTTCTCCAGAACAAAAAATAAATGATTTATTGAAGCTTAGTAAAGAAGTACTTTCGAGAAACGAAGCCATTAAAACTATTACTACAAGATACAAAGACATTACTGGTAGAACAATATATGTATCAAGCGAGGATCGCTTTATTGAGCAACACTATAACTATACATGGCTTTATTCATGGGTTACAGGTAGGGAAAACGATGTTGTAGCTTCTGCGAGAACAGAGCTAGGCACACGTAAGGGATACGTTATTTTTAATAAATATCCCCAGGAAGAAATTGCAGATACACTAGTTAAAAGAGTTCTTAACCAGTTAAAAGCCGTTACTCCAAAAGGAGGATTGTACCCAGCAATACTAGCTCCCGAAGTTGTTGGTGTCTTCGCTCACGAAGCATTTGGTCATTTAGCAGAAGCAGACCTCACAGTTTCTGGCAGTATATTAGCTGATAAGCTAGGCAAAAAGATTGTTAGTGAACTAGTTACAATAGTTGATGACCCAACAATACCGGATGCCTATGGTACATTCAAATATGATGATGAAGGAGTTGAGACAAGACCTGTTAAAATTGTTGAGGACGGAGTGCTTAAAGAATTAATGGTTGATCGAAAATTTTCTGCAATGCTAAATATGAAACCAACTGGTAATGCTAGAGCCGAGGACTATAATGTTCCTCCTCTGATTAGGATGAGAACAACATATATTGCACCCCGCGATATGTCTTTAGAAGAACTACTTGAAGATATCAAGTATGGCTACTACCTAGTAAGTTTTCGTGGCGGACAAGCTAATTTAGATGGAACATTTCAGGTAGGGATCCAGGAAGCATATGAGATTGTTAATGGAGAAATAGGAAGACCTGTTAGGAATATGAGTATCAGCGGAAACACTATTGATACACTAAAATATGTGAGCGGAGTGGGTAAAGATTTTCAATACTTTTATGGTAGGTGTGGTAAGGGACAAACAGCTTATGTCTCAGATGGTGGACCCCATATTAGAGTTGATAAAATATTAATTGGAGGTGCTAAGTAA
- a CDS encoding translation initiation factor eIF-2B, whose product MFEELLKHGYAKRSTGTEYAFTIINRLLNIVERGDREGFVKSYKSIVNSLERERPASMASWNLLREIGHHFVENEFVGLKEKILELREKYDKACWDAANIAAKRVVDGEVLMTISNSLCVRRMFKILVDEGIKYSVYVLESRPGMEGLETASYLDDLGVKTYLIVDSAARFFMKNVDKVFIGAEAIAVNGALVGKIGTSILCLTANEARVRVFAVAPLYKFSYETIHGELIELPEGDWRSLMNEEVRKTLPENYNARAPIYDVTPPNYIDAIATEYGLFAPQAVPVILRQVYGGFPPPIPSIEEILEKMR is encoded by the coding sequence TTGTTTGAAGAGCTTTTAAAACATGGTTATGCAAAGCGATCAACTGGTACAGAATATGCTTTTACAATTATTAATAGACTGCTCAATATTGTTGAGCGAGGTGATCGTGAAGGATTTGTTAAATCCTATAAAAGCATTGTTAATAGTTTAGAGAGAGAAAGACCTGCAAGTATGGCTTCATGGAATCTTTTGAGAGAAATAGGGCATCATTTTGTTGAGAATGAATTTGTGGGGTTAAAGGAAAAAATCTTGGAGCTACGTGAGAAATATGATAAGGCTTGCTGGGATGCAGCAAATATTGCTGCTAAGAGAGTAGTTGATGGAGAAGTATTGATGACTATTAGTAACAGTTTATGTGTTAGGAGAATGTTTAAGATCCTCGTTGACGAAGGCATTAAGTATAGTGTGTATGTTTTAGAATCTAGGCCTGGCATGGAAGGATTGGAGACAGCTTCTTATCTAGATGATCTTGGGGTTAAAACATATTTAATAGTTGATTCAGCAGCTCGTTTCTTCATGAAAAATGTTGATAAAGTTTTCATTGGAGCAGAAGCAATTGCTGTTAATGGAGCTCTAGTTGGAAAGATTGGTACAAGTATACTTTGCTTAACAGCTAATGAAGCACGTGTTAGAGTCTTTGCAGTTGCCCCTCTCTACAAGTTCAGCTATGAAACAATACATGGAGAACTAATTGAACTTCCGGAAGGTGATTGGAGGAGTTTGATGAATGAAGAAGTCCGTAAGACTCTTCCAGAAAACTATAATGCTAGAGCACCCATATACGATGTAACACCGCCAAATTATATAGATGCTATAGCGACTGAGTATGGTTTATTCGCTCCCCAAGCTGTACCTGTTATTCTTAGACAGGTTTACGGCGGCTTCCCGCCTCCTATACCTAGTATTGAAGAAATATTGGAGAAGATGAGGTGA
- the serS gene encoding serine--tRNA ligase — MSWSILKLLREKPEELKEHVKKRFMDPSIVDEAYKTDLEWRRTLTYIQELRHKHNVVSREIPKLKGVDKEKKIKEAKQLLKELEEVEKKLKELEEKRQKLLFSLPNIVHETVPVGPDDTYNVPIRFWGKPRVWKGFIDQFKEQTEKYGFKVEYEVIDWKPVGHADMLEKVLRLGDTFKAGQVAGSRFYYLFNDIVFLDMALLAYAIDYLTSKGYTLVLPPYMLRHKVMMGVIDMDTFKDAIYKIEGEDLYLIATAEHPLAALHAWEDIPEEELPLKYVGISPCFRKEAGAGNRDLKGIFRVHQFHKVEQFVYAKPEDSWDIMEELISNAEHLFRGLGIPYRIVNIASGDLGAPAAKKYDLEAWMPAQGRYREMVSCSNVTDWQAFRLRIRLIRRKGMVKEYLHTLNSTAIASTRTITAILENFQEPDGTVIVPKVLRKYLEVFKSAPIDAIHPVKKEKN, encoded by the coding sequence TTGAGTTGGAGCATACTTAAGCTTTTACGGGAGAAACCAGAGGAATTAAAGGAGCATGTTAAAAAAAGATTCATGGATCCAAGCATTGTTGATGAAGCATATAAAACTGATCTGGAGTGGAGAAGAACTCTTACATATATACAAGAGCTTAGACACAAACATAATGTTGTAAGCCGTGAAATACCGAAGCTGAAGGGGGTAGATAAGGAGAAGAAAATAAAGGAGGCAAAGCAACTATTAAAAGAACTCGAAGAAGTAGAGAAGAAATTGAAAGAATTAGAGGAGAAGAGACAAAAACTTCTATTTTCACTACCAAATATTGTTCATGAAACAGTACCTGTGGGTCCGGACGATACATATAATGTGCCCATAAGGTTTTGGGGGAAACCAAGAGTTTGGAAAGGTTTCATTGATCAATTTAAGGAGCAAACAGAAAAATATGGTTTCAAAGTAGAATATGAAGTAATTGATTGGAAACCTGTAGGACACGCTGATATGTTGGAAAAAGTATTAAGGCTTGGAGATACTTTTAAAGCTGGACAAGTTGCTGGAAGCAGGTTCTATTATTTATTCAACGACATAGTGTTTCTAGATATGGCATTGCTAGCTTATGCGATCGATTACTTAACAAGTAAGGGCTATACATTAGTATTACCACCCTATATGTTGAGACATAAGGTTATGATGGGAGTAATAGATATGGATACTTTCAAAGACGCCATATATAAGATTGAGGGGGAAGACTTATACTTAATTGCAACTGCAGAACATCCATTAGCAGCTCTTCATGCATGGGAAGATATCCCTGAGGAAGAACTTCCACTAAAATATGTTGGTATAAGTCCCTGTTTTAGAAAAGAAGCTGGTGCGGGTAATAGGGATCTAAAAGGTATTTTTAGAGTGCATCAATTCCACAAGGTTGAACAATTCGTATATGCAAAACCTGAGGATAGCTGGGATATTATGGAGGAATTAATAAGCAATGCTGAACATTTATTCCGAGGCTTAGGTATACCGTATAGAATAGTAAATATAGCTAGTGGAGATTTAGGAGCGCCTGCAGCGAAGAAATACGATTTAGAAGCTTGGATGCCTGCTCAGGGAAGGTATCGTGAAATGGTTAGTTGTAGCAATGTAACTGATTGGCAAGCATTCAGACTTAGAATAAGGCTTATAAGGAGGAAAGGAATGGTTAAAGAATATCTCCATACACTTAATAGTACCGCGATAGCTAGTACTAGAACAATTACTGCAATACTTGAGAACTTCCAGGAACCAGATGGAACAGTTATTGTTCCAAAGGTGTTGAGGAAGTATCTAGAAGTATTTAAATCTGCACCAATAGATGCTATTCACCCTGTCAAGAAAGAAAAGAACTAA
- a CDS encoding tRNA(Ile)(2)-agmatinylcytidine synthase, producing MLKETIVHMGFDDIDTPFGGCTTHFVASILVKWVKDRRIKLIDYPNLIRLNPGVPWKTRGNGAVVLRFKVKNYDEAIKLLEEAYDEALEYLGKYHHPQHHPVIGMYIGGLSERIKWIGWKAVHDLIPLDLMHRVLEKEKNKIIYKLLRKDKKRGLIGVFSAIGYRMTNTDYTYELIAYRSEEYIDKPRQVNAESVKYMDKVFHNDTILNYDYETNRPLITPHGGDPVLLGIRGEYPDVLIKAYNMVKINEPVPIRLIYRTNQHTDAHLRRINNLGEAFIYRGVRVRVWVASIPKRIMGGHVIFKVTDGRRFIDVAAYEPTGKLRRIAEKLRPGDEVEVMGIVRPQSSKHGPTINLEKLHIIMVKPLIKLENPRCPRCGARMKSAGRGKGYKCPKCGYRDPNAKKIVRVIKRDLEPGWYEPSPRAFKHLMKPLKRFGKEKNHYPEEIEPSNFIWYNNMLLK from the coding sequence GTGTTGAAGGAAACAATAGTACATATGGGATTCGACGATATAGACACGCCTTTCGGTGGTTGTACTACACATTTCGTAGCTTCAATCTTAGTTAAATGGGTTAAGGATAGAAGAATTAAACTAATTGATTATCCAAACCTTATAAGATTAAATCCTGGAGTACCATGGAAAACTAGGGGGAATGGTGCTGTTGTTCTTAGATTCAAAGTTAAAAACTATGATGAAGCCATAAAGCTTCTTGAAGAAGCATATGATGAAGCATTAGAATATCTTGGAAAATATCATCATCCCCAACACCACCCAGTTATAGGTATGTATATTGGCGGGCTAAGTGAGAGGATTAAGTGGATTGGTTGGAAAGCCGTTCATGATCTCATCCCACTGGATTTAATGCATAGAGTGCTTGAGAAGGAGAAGAATAAAATTATATATAAACTGTTGAGGAAAGATAAGAAGCGTGGATTAATCGGTGTCTTCTCAGCAATAGGATATAGAATGACGAATACAGATTATACATATGAACTAATAGCTTATAGATCAGAGGAATACATTGATAAACCTAGACAAGTCAATGCCGAGAGCGTAAAGTATATGGATAAAGTATTTCATAACGACACTATTCTTAACTACGACTATGAAACAAATAGACCATTAATAACACCGCATGGAGGAGACCCTGTTCTACTAGGCATACGAGGAGAATACCCAGACGTATTGATCAAGGCATATAATATGGTAAAAATAAATGAGCCAGTCCCTATAAGATTAATTTACCGAACAAATCAACACACAGATGCTCATCTAAGAAGAATAAATAATTTAGGAGAAGCCTTCATTTATCGTGGAGTAAGAGTTAGAGTGTGGGTAGCAAGTATACCTAAAAGGATCATGGGAGGACACGTGATTTTCAAGGTTACTGATGGAAGAAGGTTTATTGATGTAGCAGCATATGAGCCTACTGGAAAACTTAGAAGGATCGCGGAAAAGCTCCGTCCAGGAGATGAAGTAGAAGTTATGGGTATTGTTAGGCCTCAAAGCTCTAAGCATGGACCAACAATAAATCTCGAAAAGTTACATATCATTATGGTTAAACCATTGATAAAGCTTGAAAACCCCAGGTGTCCTAGATGTGGAGCTAGAATGAAGAGCGCTGGTAGAGGAAAAGGTTATAAGTGTCCTAAATGTGGTTATAGGGATCCTAACGCTAAGAAAATTGTTCGAGTAATAAAGAGGGATCTCGAGCCTGGATGGTATGAACCCTCTCCCAGAGCATTTAAACATTTAATGAAACCACTAAAAAGATTTGGGAAAGAGAAAAACCATTACCCAGAAGAGATTGAACCAAGCAATTTTATATGGTATAATAATATGCTTTTAAAATAA
- a CDS encoding ribose 1,5-bisphosphate isomerase — MEIPSKVLEIAEGIKTMRIRGAGKIARAAAEALKIAAENYKGSNDPEEFRKYMSRIANLVISTRPTAVSLPNAVIYVMYNLSRASGNVEELREAVVNAAEKFIEESLNAIKKIGEIGARRIKDNAVVLTHCHSTAAASVIITAYKMGKIVKVYSTETRPFYQGRITYKHLSEHGVPVIQIPDSAVRYIMNEVDQVVVGADTIASNGAVVNKIGTSQVALAAHEARVRVFVAAETYKFSPATLIGELVPIEYRSPTEIVPQEWIDKHRNVEVLNPAFDVTPPEYIDAIITEQGVIPPQSAILVLLERFGWALEKIKQGGLGKLLFEETLEE; from the coding sequence ATGGAGATACCATCTAAGGTATTAGAAATAGCTGAAGGAATAAAAACTATGAGGATACGTGGTGCTGGTAAAATTGCTAGAGCTGCCGCTGAAGCATTGAAGATAGCGGCTGAAAACTATAAAGGCTCAAACGATCCCGAGGAGTTCCGAAAATATATGTCTAGAATAGCTAACCTAGTAATCTCGACAAGGCCTACAGCGGTTAGTTTACCAAACGCTGTAATATATGTAATGTATAATTTAAGTAGAGCTTCAGGAAATGTGGAAGAGCTTAGAGAAGCTGTTGTTAATGCGGCTGAGAAATTTATTGAGGAAAGCCTGAATGCTATTAAGAAAATAGGTGAGATCGGTGCTAGGAGGATTAAGGATAACGCTGTTGTTCTAACTCATTGTCACAGCACAGCTGCAGCATCAGTAATAATTACAGCTTATAAGATGGGAAAAATTGTGAAAGTCTATAGTACGGAGACTAGGCCGTTTTATCAGGGACGAATAACTTATAAGCACTTATCTGAGCATGGTGTGCCGGTTATTCAGATCCCTGATAGTGCTGTGAGATATATTATGAACGAAGTTGACCAAGTTGTTGTCGGTGCAGATACCATTGCTAGTAATGGAGCTGTTGTTAATAAGATTGGAACTAGCCAAGTAGCGTTAGCGGCTCACGAAGCACGTGTAAGAGTTTTTGTGGCAGCGGAAACATATAAGTTTTCACCAGCTACATTGATAGGAGAACTAGTACCAATAGAGTATAGGTCTCCAACAGAGATAGTTCCGCAGGAATGGATAGATAAGCATAGAAATGTAGAGGTATTGAATCCAGCATTCGATGTTACCCCGCCAGAATATATTGATGCAATAATTACTGAGCAAGGAGTTATTCCTCCTCAATCAGCTATCCTTGTACTACTTGAGAGATTCGGTTGGGCTTTGGAGAAGATTAAACAGGGGGGATTAGGAAAACTATTATTTGAAGAAACATTGGAGGAGTAA
- a CDS encoding MBL fold metallo-hydrolase — protein sequence MVIVEWHGHACVSIKKSNDYTIVFDPHDGVSIGLPRPNVKGDLILVTHDHFDHNAVDIVKKESSRVFKEFHGEALIDDVKIEGIKTYHDKFQGRRRGINTVYVVEVEGYRIAHLGDLGHKLSDELIDKLRNIDLLIIPVGGTYTIGPDEAWDIITEVQPNNVLPIHYWVKGLNLPLFPIDDFLVYVKKYHVVRLDTRSFKLGEYEKSIIIPRI from the coding sequence ATGGTCATAGTTGAATGGCATGGACACGCATGCGTTTCCATAAAGAAAAGCAATGATTATACAATAGTTTTCGATCCACATGATGGAGTAAGCATAGGCTTACCTAGACCTAACGTGAAAGGCGACCTGATACTGGTTACTCATGATCATTTTGACCATAATGCTGTCGATATTGTTAAGAAAGAAAGTAGCAGGGTATTCAAAGAATTTCATGGAGAAGCATTAATAGATGACGTCAAGATAGAGGGGATAAAAACATATCATGACAAATTCCAGGGAAGGAGAAGAGGCATCAATACAGTTTATGTTGTAGAAGTTGAAGGATATAGGATAGCGCACCTAGGAGACTTAGGACATAAATTATCTGATGAATTAATTGATAAGCTCAGAAACATAGACTTATTAATTATACCGGTTGGAGGCACATATACTATAGGCCCTGATGAAGCATGGGATATAATTACAGAGGTTCAACCTAATAATGTCTTACCAATACATTACTGGGTAAAAGGATTAAATCTACCATTATTCCCAATAGATGATTTCCTTGTATATGTTAAGAAGTACCATGTAGTCCGACTAGACACTAGATCATTCAAATTAGGAGAGTATGAGAAAAGCATAATTATACCTAGAATCTAG